A segment of the Streptomyces sp. L2 genome:
CGGCGTCCGCCCACGACGCCCGCTGGTGGCGAGCAGGCCGGTGCCGGTGTCCGCGTCGGCCAGGATCACATCGGCGGGACGGCCCAGCACCTCATCCGGGCGGTACCCGAACAACGTCTCGGCTTCTCGGCTCCATCCAGCGAGCCGCTTTTCGTCGTCCAACACCATGATCGCGGTCTCGGCAGCGGACACACCCGCGCACAGACCGCCGTGCGGCGATTCCGCGTCCTGAGGGTCCTGGGAGTCCTGAGGGCTGTTGAGCTCGGTCATGGCCGTTGTCCGTATCCCGTGGGACGGAGCCTGTGGCTCGTTCAATGTATCGCCGGATCTCGGGTCCGGCCTCTCCGCACGACGGGCCGGCCGGCCTGTCGTGCGGAGCCGGGGACGGCGATCGGTCCCCCACCGAAAGCACGTCCCAAGTGTTGATCGCTTGATTTAGTCATGCGACTATGTCCAGATCGTGTCAAGGCCCTTTCCCGTGGAGTTGCCAGTGACCACTCCCTCTGTCCAGCGATCGACACCCTCCGCCGGCCCGGACGGCGCCCGACCACAACCCCCCGCCGCAGGAGGGCAAGCGCCACCCGCCTGGCGCGGACTCCTCGATGCCGAGTCGCTCGTGGCAGCCGACTTCCTGGCCGAGGTCCTCCCCCAGCCCCTGCACACCCTCGGCCTGGACGGGGTACGGAAATTCACGGCCCCGCAGCCCCCGCCCCGGCTCACCCAGGTCGCGTCCGTGGCGGAAGAGAACGCGACCTGGGCGGGACCGGCCGGTACGCACTCCTCCGTGAGGGTGCGGGTCTATCGGCCGCGCGTGCCCCGCTCGGGTGCTGCCGGCCTGCCCTGTCTGCTCTATCTCCACGGTGGGGGCTTCACGGTCGGCAGCCTGGACGGAGTCGACGAAGTGTGCCGTCTCTTCAGCCGCCACGCGGAGTGCGTCGTGGTCTCGGTCGACTACCGGCTGGCCCCCGAGCATCCGTGCCCCGCCGCCATCGACGACACCAGGACGGCTCACGCCTGGCTCGTCGAGAACGCGGCGGATCTCGGCATAGACAGCCGCCGCATCGCGGTCGGCGGCGACTCGGCCGGTGGAGGTCTGGCGGCGGCGCTCTGCCTGGACCTGCGCGACCGCGCCCTGCCCCAGCCCGCGCTCCAGGTCCTCGTCTACCCGGCGGTGGACGACTCCTTCGCGCGCCCGTCCTGGACCGAGTTCGCGGACGCCCCCCTGATGGGGGCCGCCGACGCGCAATGGTTCTGGCGTCAGTACGTCGGTGACGACGGCGTTGCCCCCAGTCCACTCGCGGTGCCCTTCAAGGCCGCGACTCTCGCCGGTCTCGCTCCCGCCCACATCATCACCGCGGAAGTGGATCCCCTGCGCGACGACGGCGAGGCGTATGCGCGACGGCTCGACGCGGAAGGCGTCCCGGTGCGGCACCGCCGCTGTCCGGGCGTGTTCCACGGGTTCTTCACCGAGGTCGGCGCCTTCTCCAAGGCCGCCGAGGCCGTCACGGACGCGTGTGCCGACCTGCGCGGCGTCTTCACCGGCGGGGGCCTCCCCGGCCCCCCCGCGTGATCGAGTCATCCGGCCCACGCCCGACGGAAGTCTCACCTCATCGGCAACGCGGACGTGCACGCCGTCACGGGTCGCCCTGACCCCGCCCGAACGCCACTTCACATCCTCCCGATCACCCAACTCGACCGCATAGGCGTCGAGTTGGGTGATCGGGCTGTCTGGGGCCGAGACGTCCAGCCCCGGCAGCGTCGGCACCGGGGACGTCAGTGGCCGGACATGCCGCCGTCGACGGCGAGGGTGCTGCCGGTGATGTAGGAGGAGGCCGGTGATGCCAGGAAGAGCACCGCGGCGTCCAGTTCGCACTGCCGGCCCAGCCTGCCGAGGGGGCTGCGTTCCGCGATGAAGCCCTTCAGCAGGTCCTCCGGTACGGCCGCTGTCATCTCGCTGGCGAAGTAGCCGGGCGCCACGGCGTTGACCCGGATGCCCTTGCGGCCCGACCACTGGGCGGACAGGTCTCGGGTCAGTCCCATCAGTCCGGCTTTGCTCGCCGAGTACGCGGCTTGAGGGGCGTAGGACGTGATGAAGCCCAGCGTGCTGGCGACGTTGACGATGCTGGAACCGTGCTCCATGACCTTCGCGCAGGCCTGGGCCGACCAGTAGGCGCCGTTGAGGTTGACGTCGATGACCTGGCGGAACTCCTCCGGACGCTCACGCAACGCGGGGACGGCCGTGCCGATGCCGGCGTTGTTGACCAGGACGTCGATCCGGCCGAACTCCTCCAGCCCGGCCCCGGCCATCACCTCGCACTGCTCCGGGTCGGTGACGTCGGTGGCGACGGTGACCGCCCGCCCCCCGGCCGCCCGCACCCGCTCGGCGACGGCGTCCAGCTTGTCGGTGCGGCGCGCGGCCAGCACGAGGTCGGCACCGGCCTGAGCCAGCGCGACGGCGAAGCCGGCGCCGAGTCCGGAGCCGGCACCGGTGATGACGGCCACTTTGCCGTCCAGGCGGAACCGGTCGAGGAGGGGCGTGGTCACAGGTTCCTCCGCAGTGCTCGCAGTCCGGCCGCGGCCAGGGGCGCGGGGGCGTCGCCCACGGTCTCGAACCCGGAGCCGACGGTGAGGCCTTGGCGGTGGCGGGCGTGAATGCCTTCGGCGATCACCGCGATCTTGAAGTAGCCGAGGGCGATGTAGTAGCCGAGGTTGTCCAGGCCACGGCCGCTGACGGTGGCGTAGCGCTCGGCCAGGTGGGCGGGGGCGGGCAGACGTGGGCTGGTCGAGGCGGCCCGGCCGGCCAGCACCGGTGCGAAGACCGGGTCGGTGTAGACCAGGTGCAGGCCGAGGTCGGCGAGCGGATCGCCGAGGGTGGCCATCTCCCAGTCCACGAGGGCGCGGATCTGTGACGGGTCGTCCCGGGCGAGGATGGCGTTGTCGATGCGGAAGTCCCCGTGCACGATCGAGGCGCCGCTCTCGGGCGGGCAGGTCTGCGCGAGGAGCGTGTGCAGGGCCTCGACGTCGGGCAGCGGGCGGGTGCGGACGCGCTGCCACTGGTCGTGCCAGCGCGCGACCTGGCGGGCGAGGTAGCCCGCGGGCCGCCCGAAGTCGTCCAGCCCGACGGCGGTGGGCTCGATGGCGTGCAGCCGGGCGAGCACGTCCACCAGGGCGTGGGCGCAGTCGGCGACCGTCTGGTCGGGCCACGCGTCAAGTTGGGCTTCGGTGCGGAGGACGACACCGTCCACGTACTCGACCAGAGCGAACGGCACGCCCATCACCTGGGCGTCGCCCAGGGCGACGGCGCGTGCCACCGGAACACCGCTGTCGGCGAGTGCCGAGACCACCCGGTACTCGCGGGCCATGTCGTGTGCCGAGGGCGTCAGCCCGCCCAGGGGAGGACGGCGCAGCACCCAGCTGCCGTGGCCGTCCGTCAGCCGGTACGTCAGATTGGAGCGGCCGCCCTGCACGAGCTCGGCGTGGAGCTCGCCACGGAAGCCGGGGACGCTCTGCGTGAAGAACCGCGTGAGTGCGCCCAGGTCCAGCCCCTCGACGGTGTTCACCGGGCGGCCGCCTGCTCGTGGCGCTTCACCGTGCGGCGGGCGATGGCCCAGCGGTGGGTCTCGGACGGGCCGTCGTAGATCCGGAACGGGCGGACCTCGCGCAGGAACCGGCCGAGCAGCGCGTCCCCGGAGACTCCGAGCGAACCGCAGATCTGCAGCGAGCGGTCCACCACGCGATAGATGGCCTCGGCACAGAAGGTCTTGGCGATCGCCGTGGACTGCGCCGCCGAGCGGCCCTCGTCCAGCTCGAAGCACGCCTGTGTGATCAGCCCTCGCGAGGCGGCGATGTCGATCTCGTTGTCCGCGATCATCTGCTGGATCATCCCGAGATCGGCCAGACGCGATCCGAACAGCCGACGCTCCGCGGCTCGCGCCACGGCGATGTCCTGTGCGCGGCGGGCGATGCCGAGCCAGCGCATGCAGTGCGTCATACGGGCCGGACCGAGCCGGACCTGGGCATGACGGAAACCCTCGTCCACGGCGCCGAGCACCGCGTCGTCGGACACGAGGCAGTCGTCGAAGACCAACTCGATGTGGCCGCCGAACAGGCTCTCGTCGAGGGTCTCGATGTGCCTGACCGTCTTCATACCCGGGTTGCCGGCGTCGACCAGGAACATGGTCGCGCCGCCCCGGTCCCCCACCTCGCCGCTGGTGCGGGCCATCACGATGGCGAACCCGGCGCCGTCGGCCCCGGTGATGAACCACTTGTGGCCGTTGATCCGCCAGCCGCCCGAGGCCCGCTCGGCCCGGGTCGACAGCGCGCTGGGGTCGGACCCCGCCCCGGGCGCCGGCTCGGTCATGGCGAAGCACGAGCGGACCGCTCCGGTGGCGAGCGGGCGCAGGTAGCGCTCTCGCTGCTCCGGCGTCGCGATGGCTTCCAGCATGTGCATGTTGCCTTCGTCGGGCGCCGCGATGTTCAACGCCAACGGCCCCAGCAGCGAGTAGCCGGCCTCCTCGAAGACCGGCGCGCGCCCTCGCATGTCCAGCCCGTGGCCGCCGTATTCAGGGGACACGTGGGGGGCGAAGACGCCCGCTTCCCTGGCCGCGGTCTGCAGCTGTGTCCGTACCCGGTCCGAACGCACGACACCGCGGTGTTCCTCCTCGACGGGAAGCACCACCTCACGGACGAATCGCGCCGTACGGTCCGTCAGGTCCGCCACGGCGGCCTCAGGGGTCAGGTCGATGCTCACATACCCTCCAGTTGGCTAATGCTCATTAGCTGACTCTAGATGCAGCTCAGGTCGCCCGCAAGGCGCATATGCTACTCTTCGTTAGCCACCTCGGGCGATCGGTTGGAACAACAGAAGGTGCTCCGTGTCCCGGACCGACGACATCCGCGCCGCCGCGCTGGAGCTGTTCACCAGCCGCGGCTACGAATCGACGACCATGGCGGACATCGGCGCGGCCGTCGGCATCCGCGGCCCCAGCCTCTACAAGCACGTCGCGTCCAAACAGGACCTGCTCGCGCGGATCATGACCGGCACCATGCGGGACCTGATGGACCTGCACCGCACGGCCATCGCCACCACCACCGACCCCGCCGAGCGGCTGCGCAGAGCCACCGAAGCGCATGTGCGCTACCACGCCCGCCACCGCCTCGAAGCCTTCGTCGGCAACCGCGAGATCCGCAGCCTCGAAGAACCGCACCTCGGCGAAGTGCTGGCACAACGAGCCCAGTACGAGACAGGCTTCCGCGACCTGATCAACACCGGAGTCGCCGCGGGCCGCTTCCACGTGGCCTCCGCCCGCCTGGCCTCATACGCGGTCCTCGACCTCGGCATGGGCGTCGCCGTCTGGTTCCGCGAGGACGGCGAGATCACCGAGGATGCCGTGGTGTGGGAGTACGGCGAATTCGCCCTGCGCCTCGTCGGCGCCATCGGCTGAAACCAGCGGGCGGCTCAGCACCGCGCGCACGCCCGGGCCGACCGCGGCCGTACCGCCGCGGAGGACGTGCTGTGGCCGGCGTCCGATTGATAAGATCTCGAATCATGTTCGAAAGGTCTTCGCCGGGCCAGGCGGCCTCCCGGCCGGGCGGTGTGCAGCGCCGGGGGAAGGAACGCAGGCAGGCCATCCTGGACGCCGCGGCGGCCGTGCTCGCCGAACAAGGCTACGAAGCCGCCACCCTCAAGGCGATGGGCGAGCGGGCGGGCATCCCGACCGCTTCCGTCTACTACTACTTCTCCGACCGCCATGAGGTCGAGGCCGAACTCATGGAACGTCACATGTCCGAGCTGGCCGAGCTCATCGCCGAGGCCCTGGACAGTCCCGACGCCCGAACTCTCGCCGGAGCCGTCGACACCCTCATCGACACGCCGCGGGACTACTTCCGTCAGCACCGCGGCTGTGTGGAACTGTGGTTCGCCGGGGAGGTCGCCCCCATCGTGCGGGCCTTCGACGAGGCCCAGGCGGACCGGGCGTGGACCCTCTTGGTCGAGCGAGGACTGCTTCGCGCCGACACTCCCCGACTCGTCGCGCACACAGCGTGGGAGGCAGGGAACCGTCTCTTCGAGATGGCCTTCCGCCGCAGCGCGACCGGCGACTCCGGCACGATCGAGGAAGCACGACGTCTCGTCGGCGCCTACCTCGCCACCTATGCCCCGGCAGACCGGCAGCAGCCTCGCCGGTAGGGGAACCACCGGCAGCGCGGACGCGGCGCAGACGGTCTCTGTCAGACGCGACAGACGCGAGTGCGCACCTTGACGGTGTGTCACCCGCACTGTCCTGCGGGCTGATCCAACGCCGTCGCAGACCGCCCGAGGGCCGTGCCCGAGGCGAGCGGCCGCATCTCCCCCGACGGATCTTGACAGTGGCAGCTCGGCAACGGATAACCTGAACTCGATTCGGAATCGAGTATCTTGTCGACGGCCACACGATCGCCCACTCACGCGGTCGACATGAGCCTGTCCCGGCGTCTGTCCGGCCCACCACGGCCCGGACCTCGGCCGGCTGACTCCCCATGCTTCCCCTCAGAGACGGTCGTCGTGCCCTCGACCGCAGGCCTACGACGCCCCTGGGGCCCGCACCCCGCCAGGAGAGAGGTTTTCCGTGCCACCCGCCTCCACCCAGAACCCCGCAGCCCGCAGCAGACGTGCGTTCTGTACCGTCAACGCGCTCCCGCTGGCCGCGAGCGTCCTGCTGTCCTGCTCCGCCACGATCGGCGGTGTCGCCGTGTACGGCCGACTCACGCTCGGCATCGGATGGGCCGTCCTGCAACTGGCGCTCTTCGTCGCCTCGACGTGGTGGTACGAGAGCCGCGCCAGGAGGCGGTCCGACCTTCCCGATCCGCCCCGACCGACTACGGGCATCGGTGCCGCACCGCGTGCGGGCGGTGCTCGGTGACACCTCATCTGCTGAGCTCCGGCGCACTCGACCCGGTCGGCAGCGGCGCCAGAGTGGCCGTGATCACCGCCTTCTTCGTGTTCATCGGGCTGTGCCTGCTCTGGCTCTTCACACTCGCCACCCATGAGGACGATCCGGAACGGCTGTACGTCGCCGACCGGTCCCTGTCCGCCGCCTTCAACGGATTCGCGATGGCCGGTGAGCAGATGACGGTCGTCATGCTGGTCGCCGTGCCGGGGGTCGTCGCGCTCTTCGGATACGACGGAGTCACGTCGGCCGTCGACAGCGTCATCGCCCTGGGTGTCCTCTTGCTCCTGGCGCCGAGAATCCGGGCCACCGGCCGCTACACACTGGGGGAACTGTTCTCCCTGCGCGCCACGGGACCGGGGCCGCGCACCGCCGGGGCCGTGGTGACCGTGGTCATCGCCATACCTCTGCTCATGGTGCAACTCCGGGCAGGCGGCGTCAGTGCGGCGCTGCTGACCGGTATGTCGTCCGAGACGGCACAGGTGGTGTGCACGGTACTGATGGGCTGCCTCGTCGCGTGCTTCGCCGTGGTGGCCGATCTGCGCGGCACCAGCTTCATGCAGGTCGTCAAGGTGCCGGTGACCCTGCTGACGCTGACCGTGGTGACTCTGCTGGCTCTGAGAAGGTTCGCGTGGCACCCCGGGAACCTGCTGTCCGCCGCGGCGGACAAGAGCACCTCGCCGGGCGAGTACCTGGCTCCGGGGCTCTGGACGCACGCGGCCGGTCTGGGACCGCTCAGCACGATCAGCGACCACGCGGTGGTGATCCTGGGCACGGCGATGATGCCCCACCTGATCCTCAGGGTCTCCGCCAGCCGTACCGGCTCCACGGCGAGACGTTCCATGAGCATCGCCGTAGGGCTGTCCGGCGCGTTCTTCCTCCTCCTGATCGTGGCCGGGTTCGCGGCCGCGGCCGTGGTGGGCGCCGAAGGCATCGGTGCCGTCGACAGCAAGGGACAAGGGGCGCCGATCCTGCTGGCGTCGGGCGTCCTTCCCCACGATTCGACGCGGCGCGTGGTCCTCATCACCGTCGTGGCGTGCGTGGCCTTCCTCGCCGTCCTGACAGCGGTGGCCAGCGTCACCTTCGCGACCGCCGTCTCCCTGGCACGTGACCTGTTCCCACGGGCCGGACGCCCCCGCGCGGGCATACGGGAAACAGGGGTGCTGCGTCTGACCGTCGTGCTGCTCTGCGTCGTCAGTCTGGTGCTCGCCACCGCGTTGCACCGCTATCCCATCGAATTCCTGCTCACCTTCTCGATGAGCGTCGCCGCCTCCTGTGTCTTCCCCGCATTGATCTACTCCTTCTTCTGGGACGGGTTCGACCGGCGAGGACTCATGTGGGCCGTGTACGGAGGGCTGTTGCTCTGCGTCGTGCTCACAGCCCTGTCCCCCACGGTGTCCGGGACGGACTACGCGGTGTGGCCGCAGGACGACTTCGACTGGTTCCCCTCCAACACCCCTGGCCTGGTCTCCGTACCGGCCGCTTTCCTGTTCGGCTGGCTCGGCAGCGCACGACCATGGGTCCAGGCCCAGCGAGTCGAAGGGGACACCGTGTGACGCCGGGCGGAGGGGGCCGGCCGCCCTGTGTCGGCTCCCTCCCACACGGGCTTGTACACCTGCCTGACGCCCAGGATGCCGGTCAGGCGGTGTATCCGCCGTCCACGGCGAGGTTCGTGCCGGTCACGTAGCGGCCGCCGGGCCCCACGAGGAACGCCACCGCGGCGGCGATGTCGTCCGCCTCGCCGAAGCGGCCCAGCGCGGTCAGATCCCGCTGGAAGTCCCCGGCGTCGCCGTCGGCCGGGTTCATGTCGGTGTCGATCGGGCCGGGGTCGACGGTGGTCGCGGTGATCCCGCGCGGCCCCAACTCCCGGGCGAGCGCCTTGGTCATGCCGAGCAGCGCGGTCTTGGCCATGGCCTGGACGACGAAGTCGGCGCCGGGCACGCGTCCGTTGAAGCACGAGCCGATGCTGATGATCCTGCCGCCGTCGCCCATGTGCCGGGCGGCGGCCTGGGCCGCCAGGAACACCGACCGGACGTCCACGGCAAGAGCCCGGTCCAGGTCCTCGGCGGTCACCTCGGCCAGTGGGCCGTAGGCGAGGAAGCCGGCGTTCTTCACCAGGATGTCGATGCTGCCGAGTTCCTCGACGGTCCGCTCAACGGCCTGCGCGGCGGCGTTCGGCAGCGTGAGATCGGCCTGGAGGACCGAGGCCGTACCGCCCGCCGCCTCTATCTCCTTGGCGACCGCGCGTGCCTGTTCCTCCGCCCGTACGTAGGTCAGCGCGACCGAGGCGCCCTCCCGGGCCAGCCGTCTCGCCACGGCCGCGCCGATACCGCGGCTGCCGCCCGTCACCAGGGCCGCCTTCTGGGGCGTGAAGCGGCGCGACGCCCTGCTGGCCGGTCTGGCGGCCGATCGCGACGGTGAGGACACGGCGGTCGGACGGCTGCGCCAGTGCATGATCGCCCTCGCCCGGATGAACGAGGGGCACCGTCAGGAGACCAACTCGCTGCTGATGGCGTGGGTGCGGGCCGGACGGCCGCTGCTGGAGGATCCCTACCTGGCCGACCTGTTCGCCACGATCGCCGCCGCCGGCCTGGAGAGCGGCGAGTTCCGGACCGGGGTGGGCGCCGAGCGGATCGGCCACTCCCTGCGCGACCTCTACCTCGGCGCGCTGTACCGCTGGTGCGGTAGTCCGGAAAGGGGCGAGAAGGAGGCGGCGGCTCCCGACGGCCTCACCACCGAACTGCTCGACATCCTCGACCTGACCCTGAACGGCATCCGGGCGGCCTGAGCCTCCAGCCCGGCTCGGCAAGACGTGAAGCGCCTGGCGGTTCCAGGAAGGAGACGATCGCGGTGAGCGCGCCGCGGTGACCAGGAAGCCCTGGCCGAACCGATGGAGCCACGGTCGCCGTGGAGTCGCGGGCCGGTGCGGGTACCGGTGCTGGAAGCGACGGATTCCGCGGCGTCACCCCGCCGTCACGAATTGGGCAGGCGGCGGAAGCGGTGGTCGCCCTGGTAGCCGACCGCCGGAATGCCCAGCAGGTCGTCCACGCCGGGGAAGTCCTCGCCCGCCTCGAACTGTGCGCCGTGCACCGAGGCGTTCTGCGGCGGACCCGTGTACGTGCCGGTGTGCGCGCTGCCCAGTTCCATGAGGTAGCCGCCCGTCGCCGAGGGACGGCGCCGGTCGCTGGCGACGACCTGCGTGGCGTAGGTGTTCATGGCGGCGACGCGCTCGTAGAGGGCGGTCGCCGACATCGTGGGGCGACGGGCCGGGCGGCCGTCCAGGCCCTTGACCCGGATGCGGTGCGTCCGGGCCGCCTCCAGCACCGCTCCCAGCCCGGTCGCGCCCAGGTTCATGCCGGCGTCGTAACGGGTGACGAACGCCCGCAGCTCGGGGCTCATGGTGCCGCCGGCGAGGTAGGCGTCGACGTGGGACTGGTAACCGTCGTCCCGGATGCTCTCCAGGTAGAGGGTGCGCACCCCGGCGGCCTGGATCTGCTCCATGTGCGAGCGCAGGAACTGCCAGACCAGCGCCGCGGAATGGGTGCCGCCGACGGCCACGCCCTCGAACCGCTCCAGCAGCGCGCGCAGGTCGCCCATCGCGTCCTCGGAACCGGCGCCGGCCAGTGTGTCCTCCACGGTCTGATGGCGCTGTTGCCGGGCCCCGGGCGTCTCCGTGTACGCGTCGCGTGTGGCTCGCGCGTCGCGGCCGAGCTGTGTGTCGCGGGCGTCCTGGCGGTTCCAGTGGCCGAGCGTTCGCGGGTCGGCGCGGCCGATGCCCTCCAGCACGTCGTTGCGCCCGGCCGTCGGGGGGACGTCCGGGGCCAGCCTGCGGATGTTGCCCAGGTTGTAGTGGAGCAGCGGATCGGTCTCCTGGAGCGTCTGCGGGTCCGCGTCGACGTCCACGCGCTGCTTGTGGCCGGCGTCCCGGGTGGCCTGCGGCAGGCTCTGCCATTCGGCCGCCGACAGGGCGTTCGGTGTGCGGTCGCTCGCGCGGGAGGTACGGGGGCCCCGTACCCGTAGCGCGGGGCCCGGCGGGTGCTGGTGCAGTTCGTCCTGCCGCATGCGCTGGACCACGGGAGCGGGGCCCGACGGCGCCGCCGCGCGCTGGACGGGAGGTGTGTGGCCGCAGGCCGCGGTGTGCGTGTGCCGCTGTTCCTCGATGACGCGGGACACCGCCGAGTTCCCGGCGAGACGCTGGAGTTGCAGCAGCGACTCGGCGGCCGTTCCGCCGCCGGACCGGGACTGTCCGGCGGACCGGGGCC
Coding sequences within it:
- a CDS encoding transporter; amino-acid sequence: MTPHLLSSGALDPVGSGARVAVITAFFVFIGLCLLWLFTLATHEDDPERLYVADRSLSAAFNGFAMAGEQMTVVMLVAVPGVVALFGYDGVTSAVDSVIALGVLLLLAPRIRATGRYTLGELFSLRATGPGPRTAGAVVTVVIAIPLLMVQLRAGGVSAALLTGMSSETAQVVCTVLMGCLVACFAVVADLRGTSFMQVVKVPVTLLTLTVVTLLALRRFAWHPGNLLSAAADKSTSPGEYLAPGLWTHAAGLGPLSTISDHAVVILGTAMMPHLILRVSASRTGSTARRSMSIAVGLSGAFFLLLIVAGFAAAAVVGAEGIGAVDSKGQGAPILLASGVLPHDSTRRVVLITVVACVAFLAVLTAVASVTFATAVSLARDLFPRAGRPRAGIRETGVLRLTVVLLCVVSLVLATALHRYPIEFLLTFSMSVAASCVFPALIYSFFWDGFDRRGLMWAVYGGLLLCVVLTALSPTVSGTDYAVWPQDDFDWFPSNTPGLVSVPAAFLFGWLGSARPWVQAQRVEGDTV
- a CDS encoding acyl-CoA dehydrogenase family protein, whose protein sequence is MSIDLTPEAAVADLTDRTARFVREVVLPVEEEHRGVVRSDRVRTQLQTAAREAGVFAPHVSPEYGGHGLDMRGRAPVFEEAGYSLLGPLALNIAAPDEGNMHMLEAIATPEQRERYLRPLATGAVRSCFAMTEPAPGAGSDPSALSTRAERASGGWRINGHKWFITGADGAGFAIVMARTSGEVGDRGGATMFLVDAGNPGMKTVRHIETLDESLFGGHIELVFDDCLVSDDAVLGAVDEGFRHAQVRLGPARMTHCMRWLGIARRAQDIAVARAAERRLFGSRLADLGMIQQMIADNEIDIAASRGLITQACFELDEGRSAAQSTAIAKTFCAEAIYRVVDRSLQICGSLGVSGDALLGRFLREVRPFRIYDGPSETHRWAIARRTVKRHEQAAAR
- a CDS encoding alpha/beta hydrolase, with the translated sequence MAADFLAEVLPQPLHTLGLDGVRKFTAPQPPPRLTQVASVAEENATWAGPAGTHSSVRVRVYRPRVPRSGAAGLPCLLYLHGGGFTVGSLDGVDEVCRLFSRHAECVVVSVDYRLAPEHPCPAAIDDTRTAHAWLVENAADLGIDSRRIAVGGDSAGGGLAAALCLDLRDRALPQPALQVLVYPAVDDSFARPSWTEFADAPLMGAADAQWFWRQYVGDDGVAPSPLAVPFKAATLAGLAPAHIITAEVDPLRDDGEAYARRLDAEGVPVRHRRCPGVFHGFFTEVGAFSKAAEAVTDACADLRGVFTGGGLPGPPA
- a CDS encoding phosphotransferase family protein; the protein is MNTVEGLDLGALTRFFTQSVPGFRGELHAELVQGGRSNLTYRLTDGHGSWVLRRPPLGGLTPSAHDMAREYRVVSALADSGVPVARAVALGDAQVMGVPFALVEYVDGVVLRTEAQLDAWPDQTVADCAHALVDVLARLHAIEPTAVGLDDFGRPAGYLARQVARWHDQWQRVRTRPLPDVEALHTLLAQTCPPESGASIVHGDFRIDNAILARDDPSQIRALVDWEMATLGDPLADLGLHLVYTDPVFAPVLAGRAASTSPRLPAPAHLAERYATVSGRGLDNLGYYIALGYFKIAVIAEGIHARHRQGLTVGSGFETVGDAPAPLAAAGLRALRRNL
- a CDS encoding DUF485 domain-containing protein, with protein sequence MPPASTQNPAARSRRAFCTVNALPLAASVLLSCSATIGGVAVYGRLTLGIGWAVLQLALFVASTWWYESRARRRSDLPDPPRPTTGIGAAPRAGGAR
- a CDS encoding TetR/AcrR family transcriptional regulator, with product MFERSSPGQAASRPGGVQRRGKERRQAILDAAAAVLAEQGYEAATLKAMGERAGIPTASVYYYFSDRHEVEAELMERHMSELAELIAEALDSPDARTLAGAVDTLIDTPRDYFRQHRGCVELWFAGEVAPIVRAFDEAQADRAWTLLVERGLLRADTPRLVAHTAWEAGNRLFEMAFRRSATGDSGTIEEARRLVGAYLATYAPADRQQPRR
- a CDS encoding glucose 1-dehydrogenase; this translates as MTTPLLDRFRLDGKVAVITGAGSGLGAGFAVALAQAGADLVLAARRTDKLDAVAERVRAAGGRAVTVATDVTDPEQCEVMAGAGLEEFGRIDVLVNNAGIGTAVPALRERPEEFRQVIDVNLNGAYWSAQACAKVMEHGSSIVNVASTLGFITSYAPQAAYSASKAGLMGLTRDLSAQWSGRKGIRVNAVAPGYFASEMTAAVPEDLLKGFIAERSPLGRLGRQCELDAAVLFLASPASSYITGSTLAVDGGMSGH
- a CDS encoding SDR family oxidoreductase — encoded protein: MTGGSRGIGAAVARRLAREGASVALTYVRAEEQARAVAKEIEAAGGTASVLQADLTLPNAAAQAVERTVEELGSIDILVKNAGFLAYGPLAEVTAEDLDRALAVDVRSVFLAAQAAARHMGDGGRIISIGSCFNGRVPGADFVVQAMAKTALLGMTKALARELGPRGITATTVDPGPIDTDMNPADGDAGDFQRDLTALGRFGEADDIAAAVAFLVGPGGRYVTGTNLAVDGGYTA
- a CDS encoding TetR/AcrR family transcriptional regulator — its product is MSRTDDIRAAALELFTSRGYESTTMADIGAAVGIRGPSLYKHVASKQDLLARIMTGTMRDLMDLHRTAIATTTDPAERLRRATEAHVRYHARHRLEAFVGNREIRSLEEPHLGEVLAQRAQYETGFRDLINTGVAAGRFHVASARLASYAVLDLGMGVAVWFREDGEITEDAVVWEYGEFALRLVGAIG